From one uncultured Bacteroides sp. genomic stretch:
- a CDS encoding 4Fe-4S dicluster domain-containing protein, producing the protein MENINKISGDLLKYTSVDVSHCYQCGKCTAGCVLASEMNFPPSYLMRLLQTGTEENYDRILRSNTIWLCLNCENCLGRCPMEIDIPKVMDYLREQSLNKKKLHPDAKPIVAFHRSFLDSIKYTGRLYEVGLIAGFKARSFRLTQDLKLAPKMYLNGKLNLMPEMIKDIKGVEKIFSKTIDNPKTKNK; encoded by the coding sequence ATGGAAAACATTAACAAGATTTCCGGAGATTTGCTCAAGTATACCAGTGTAGATGTGTCTCACTGTTATCAATGTGGTAAATGCACTGCCGGATGTGTTCTTGCTTCAGAAATGAACTTTCCGCCAAGTTATCTGATGCGACTGTTGCAGACAGGGACAGAAGAAAACTATGACCGGATACTTCGTTCCAATACCATTTGGCTTTGTCTGAACTGCGAGAATTGCTTGGGCCGATGCCCCATGGAGATTGACATCCCTAAAGTGATGGATTATCTTCGTGAACAATCTCTTAACAAGAAGAAGCTTCATCCCGATGCTAAACCCATTGTCGCTTTTCACAGATCATTTCTTGATTCGATTAAGTACACCGGCCGGCTTTATGAGGTTGGATTGATTGCCGGATTCAAAGCCCGTTCTTTCCGTTTGACCCAAGACCTGAAACTTGCTCCTAAAATGTACCTGAACGGAAAATTGAACCTTATGCCCGAAATGATAAAAGATATAAAAGGTGTAGAAAAGATTTTTTCTAAGACGATTGATAACCCAAAGACTAAAAATAAATGA
- a CDS encoding CoB--CoM heterodisulfide reductase iron-sulfur subunit B family protein: protein MKIGFYPGCSLKGSSREYNESVVAIAKALDIELVEIKDWNCCGATAAHSMNEELSLSLPARILALAEAQGLKEVVVPCAACYNRLMVTQHELKDDKKRSRVTDIIEMPYSGDLKIINVLQMLETYAMDKIKEKVTKPFAHKVACYYGCLLIRPHKILQFDRVEDPQSMDAMIKLIGGNPIDWAFKTECCGAGFSVSRTDLVAKLSGNILQDAAGRNAEAIIVACPMCQSNLDMRRGAINETLSKPSDIPVIFITQAIGLALGVSPKELGLERHFVNVKL from the coding sequence ATGAAAATAGGTTTTTACCCGGGTTGTTCACTCAAAGGATCATCCCGTGAATACAATGAATCGGTAGTAGCGATTGCCAAAGCTTTAGATATTGAATTAGTGGAAATCAAAGACTGGAACTGTTGTGGTGCCACAGCTGCCCATTCAATGAATGAAGAACTCTCACTTTCACTTCCCGCAAGAATATTGGCATTAGCAGAAGCTCAAGGATTAAAAGAAGTTGTAGTTCCATGTGCTGCTTGTTACAACCGATTAATGGTAACTCAGCATGAGCTTAAAGACGATAAAAAAAGAAGCAGAGTTACTGATATAATCGAAATGCCCTACAGCGGCGATCTAAAAATCATTAATGTACTTCAAATGTTGGAAACTTACGCCATGGATAAAATCAAGGAAAAAGTAACCAAACCATTTGCACACAAAGTAGCCTGCTATTATGGATGTTTGTTAATACGTCCACACAAAATATTACAATTTGACCGCGTTGAAGATCCACAAAGCATGGATGCCATGATTAAGCTCATTGGCGGGAATCCTATTGACTGGGCTTTCAAAACAGAATGTTGCGGAGCAGGATTTTCTGTTTCACGCACGGACCTGGTGGCTAAACTATCCGGTAATATTCTGCAAGACGCTGCCGGCCGCAACGCTGAGGCAATTATCGTAGCCTGCCCGATGTGCCAGTCAAATCTGGATATGCGCCGTGGAGCTATCAATGAGACTTTAAGTAAACCCTCTGACATTCCGGTAATCTTCATCACTCAGGCTATTGGTCTTGCTTTAGGAGTTAGCCCTAAAGAATTAGGATTGGAACGTCATTTTGTAAATGTAAAATTGTAA
- a CDS encoding CoB--CoM heterodisulfide reductase iron-sulfur subunit A family protein, with protein MSKIGVFICHCGENISATVDCERVAQEIRKVEGVEYAIDYKYMCSDPGQTLIKDAIREHHLDGVVVGSCSPRMHEPTFRKACAEAGLNPFLCEMANLREHCSWVHEKGEATTEKAFDLVKMLVEKVKRNKPLDAIKVPITKKALVIGGGIAGIQASLDIANTGHQVILIEKDPSIGGHMSQLSETFPTLDCSQCILTPRMVEVAQHPNITLYTYAELESLEGFIGNFTAKIRLKAKSVDHKKCTGCGACFQKCPQKKIPSEFNAGLGNRTAIYVPFPQAVPNKPVIDREHCNYYKRGKCKICEATCPTGAIEWDKEDEIITEQVGAIVVTTGFNVKGADFFPEYGYGKYKDVLTGLQFERLASASGPTLGEIRRPSDGTIPKKIVFIACAGSRDPAKGIPYCSKICCMYTAKHAMLYQHKVHDGESTVFYMDIRAGGKNYEEFVRRAIEEDHVNYVRGRVARVYEKNGKLIVKGVDTLLSGQQVEIEADMVVLATAGVSNCGAEQLAQKMHISYDPYHFFAEAHPKLKPVETNTAGIFLAGACQAPKDIPETVGMASGAAVKVAGLFSNNELVREPLIAVVNRCAPPQFSTCVGCFMCQTACPYNAIEREEIKGRDGKVIKTVAKVNPGLCQGCGTCVAFCRSKSIDIQGYSNEQMFAEVMSLLNH; from the coding sequence ATGTCAAAGATAGGAGTTTTTATCTGCCACTGCGGTGAGAATATCAGTGCCACTGTCGATTGTGAACGTGTAGCACAAGAAATCCGTAAAGTGGAGGGCGTAGAATATGCCATTGACTATAAATATATGTGTTCTGATCCGGGACAAACGCTCATTAAGGATGCTATCAGAGAGCACCACTTAGACGGCGTAGTTGTAGGTTCCTGCTCTCCTCGTATGCACGAGCCTACTTTCAGAAAGGCATGTGCCGAAGCCGGCCTGAATCCTTTTTTATGTGAAATGGCCAACCTTCGCGAGCACTGTTCATGGGTGCACGAAAAAGGTGAAGCTACTACAGAGAAGGCGTTTGACCTTGTAAAGATGCTCGTAGAAAAGGTAAAGCGTAACAAGCCATTGGATGCCATCAAAGTACCTATTACCAAGAAAGCTTTGGTTATTGGTGGTGGTATTGCCGGTATACAAGCAAGTTTGGACATTGCCAATACCGGTCATCAGGTAATCTTAATCGAAAAAGATCCTTCTATAGGTGGACACATGTCTCAGTTATCTGAAACATTCCCTACCCTGGACTGCTCACAATGTATTCTTACTCCAAGAATGGTGGAGGTTGCACAGCATCCAAATATCACTCTATATACTTATGCTGAACTTGAAAGTCTGGAAGGATTTATCGGTAACTTTACCGCAAAGATCAGATTAAAAGCAAAAAGTGTAGATCATAAGAAATGTACCGGTTGTGGGGCTTGCTTTCAAAAGTGTCCACAAAAAAAAATTCCTAGCGAATTTAATGCCGGACTTGGCAACCGTACTGCAATCTATGTACCGTTTCCACAGGCTGTTCCTAACAAACCAGTGATTGACCGTGAACACTGTAACTATTACAAACGCGGTAAATGTAAAATCTGTGAAGCAACCTGCCCTACCGGAGCAATTGAATGGGATAAGGAGGATGAGATTATCACCGAACAGGTAGGAGCAATTGTTGTAACTACTGGATTCAATGTGAAAGGAGCCGATTTCTTCCCGGAATATGGTTACGGCAAATACAAAGACGTGCTCACAGGTTTGCAGTTTGAGCGTCTGGCTTCAGCTTCAGGACCAACTTTAGGAGAAATCCGTCGTCCGTCGGATGGTACAATTCCTAAGAAGATTGTCTTTATAGCTTGTGCAGGTTCACGTGACCCAGCCAAAGGTATTCCTTATTGCTCAAAAATTTGCTGTATGTACACAGCTAAGCATGCAATGCTTTACCAGCATAAGGTTCACGATGGTGAATCAACCGTATTCTATATGGACATTCGTGCCGGAGGTAAGAACTATGAAGAGTTTGTACGCCGTGCCATTGAAGAAGATCATGTAAACTATGTTCGCGGACGTGTTGCCAGAGTATACGAAAAGAATGGCAAACTGATCGTTAAGGGTGTAGATACATTACTTAGCGGACAGCAAGTGGAGATTGAAGCAGATATGGTAGTACTTGCTACTGCTGGTGTGTCTAATTGCGGCGCAGAACAACTGGCACAAAAGATGCACATCTCTTATGACCCATATCATTTCTTTGCTGAAGCTCACCCTAAATTAAAACCGGTTGAGACTAACACAGCAGGTATCTTCCTTGCCGGAGCTTGTCAGGCACCAAAGGATATTCCTGAAACAGTAGGTATGGCATCGGGTGCAGCAGTAAAAGTTGCCGGACTCTTCTCTAACAATGAACTGGTTCGTGAGCCACTAATTGCAGTGGTTAACCGTTGTGCGCCTCCACAGTTTAGTACTTGCGTGGGTTGCTTTATGTGTCAGACTGCTTGTCCTTACAATGCCATTGAGCGTGAAGAGATTAAGGGACGAGATGGTAAGGTAATTAAAACAGTTGCTAAGGTTAACCCGGGACTTTGTCAGGGTTGCGGTACCTGTGTTGCTTTCTGCCGTTCTAAATCAATCGATATCCAAGGTTACTCAAACGAACAGATGTTCGCCGAAGTGATGTCTTTATTGAATCATTAA
- a CDS encoding hydrogenase iron-sulfur subunit, whose protein sequence is MNNNNSEFEPKIVAFVCNWCTYAGADLTGTSRLKYATNVKIVRFPCTGRIDFMLLLKAFAQGADGVIVSGCHPNDCHYTSGNFHARRRWITFRGLLDFMGIDVRRIQYSWVSAAEGAKWADVVNTTVANIREMGPYTEYQKVAEYLDKEEYNG, encoded by the coding sequence ATGAACAATAATAATTCAGAATTTGAACCTAAAATTGTCGCTTTCGTATGCAACTGGTGCACCTATGCAGGAGCCGACTTAACAGGTACAAGCCGATTAAAATATGCTACGAACGTGAAAATCGTTCGCTTCCCATGTACCGGACGTATTGACTTCATGTTACTCCTGAAAGCTTTTGCTCAGGGAGCCGACGGAGTAATCGTTTCCGGTTGTCACCCTAACGACTGCCACTATACAAGTGGTAACTTCCATGCTCGTCGCCGTTGGATTACATTCCGCGGATTACTCGACTTTATGGGTATTGACGTGCGCCGCATCCAGTATTCCTGGGTATCTGCTGCCGAAGGTGCAAAATGGGCGGATGTAGTAAACACAACTGTTGCAAATATCCGTGAAATGGGTCCTTACACAGAATATCAGAAAGTTGCCGAATATTTAGATAAGGAGGAATACAATGGATAA
- a CDS encoding 4Fe-4S dicluster domain-containing protein has product MDKLRQRAAALLADGTVTLVIGYEEGTNKPRPIFCHTAEEAGKLIYSSHCIHNLAVYLTKKELMGTGKVAITATIPALRSILQLAIENQLNEENLLVITVTDKEEVKEFANFAEIEAYIADFQLKLEGKEQEIIDKLEGMSREERFKFWMEEMSHCFKCYACRAACPLCYCTKCIVEENRPQWINPWAAPLANMEWQINRAMHMAGRCTGCGACGDACPVGIPIHLLTRKMMEDLAPEFGFTPGQPSKNGNALSTWKADDKENFIR; this is encoded by the coding sequence ATGGATAAACTCAGACAGAGAGCCGCCGCACTTCTTGCCGACGGAACCGTAACCCTCGTTATCGGTTACGAAGAAGGAACCAACAAGCCACGTCCTATCTTTTGCCATACAGCAGAAGAAGCCGGGAAACTGATATACAGCAGCCATTGCATTCATAATCTGGCTGTTTATCTCACCAAGAAAGAACTGATGGGAACAGGCAAGGTAGCTATTACAGCAACCATTCCTGCCCTGAGAAGTATTCTTCAGTTGGCTATTGAAAACCAATTGAATGAGGAGAATCTTTTGGTAATTACTGTTACCGATAAAGAAGAAGTGAAAGAGTTTGCTAATTTTGCCGAGATTGAAGCTTATATTGCAGACTTTCAACTTAAACTGGAAGGTAAAGAACAGGAAATCATTGATAAACTTGAAGGCATGAGCCGCGAAGAACGCTTTAAGTTCTGGATGGAAGAAATGTCTCACTGTTTCAAATGTTATGCTTGCCGCGCTGCCTGTCCGCTTTGCTACTGCACAAAATGTATTGTTGAAGAGAACCGTCCACAGTGGATTAATCCTTGGGCTGCTCCTTTAGCAAATATGGAATGGCAGATAAACCGTGCCATGCACATGGCCGGACGTTGCACGGGTTGTGGAGCATGTGGAGACGCTTGTCCGGTAGGTATTCCTATCCATTTGCTTACCCGTAAAATGATGGAAGATCTTGCTCCGGAATTCGGTTTCACGCCTGGACAGCCATCAAAGAACGGAAATGCTCTTTCCACATGGAAAGCAGACGATAAAGAAAACTTTATACGATAA
- a CDS encoding 4Fe-4S dicluster domain-containing protein: protein METKYISKNGLNEWFSQIVKSGKRVYAPVKEREQVEFKKVQALSEVADEYIQTTQSIKSAVFPRAEVLFTYEKESGKVNVEDFNPDSVKETVLWKIHPCDAAGFKPLTAIFNWDYKDKLYNAHLEKTTLVTFSCAKADKSCFCTSVNGGPGNTAGSDVQLTMLPDGGAIVEILTPKGEALVQLAASAFENDKGEDKSKYLADVPQMFDVEAIKAKLATAFDSPVWKEQSERCLGCGACAFVCPTCACFDIQEDAHGSKGKRIRCWDSCGFSLFTKHTSGHNPRAVQSQRWRQRILHKFSYMPDRLSVLGCTGCGRCSRACPVDMNILEHLTSIAKK from the coding sequence ATGGAAACAAAATATATCAGTAAAAACGGACTGAATGAATGGTTCAGCCAAATTGTAAAAAGCGGAAAACGTGTTTATGCACCGGTAAAGGAGCGTGAACAGGTTGAATTCAAGAAAGTACAAGCTCTTAGTGAGGTGGCCGATGAATATATTCAGACTACACAATCCATTAAGTCGGCTGTATTCCCTCGTGCAGAGGTTCTGTTTACATACGAGAAAGAGAGTGGCAAGGTAAATGTTGAAGACTTCAATCCTGATTCCGTAAAAGAGACTGTTCTGTGGAAGATTCACCCATGTGATGCAGCAGGATTCAAACCTCTTACTGCCATCTTTAACTGGGATTACAAGGATAAATTATATAACGCCCATCTGGAAAAGACAACCCTCGTTACTTTCAGCTGTGCAAAGGCAGACAAGAGCTGTTTCTGTACCAGCGTGAATGGTGGACCGGGTAACACTGCCGGAAGCGACGTTCAGCTAACTATGTTGCCTGATGGTGGAGCTATTGTTGAGATTCTTACTCCGAAAGGAGAAGCACTTGTACAGCTTGCAGCCTCAGCTTTTGAGAACGACAAAGGAGAAGATAAGTCTAAGTATCTTGCCGATGTACCTCAGATGTTTGATGTAGAAGCGATCAAAGCCAAACTAGCTACCGCTTTTGATAGTCCTGTATGGAAAGAACAATCAGAACGTTGCCTTGGTTGCGGAGCTTGCGCATTTGTATGTCCTACTTGTGCGTGTTTCGATATTCAGGAAGACGCACATGGCTCTAAAGGAAAACGTATTCGTTGCTGGGATTCCTGCGGATTCTCACTATTCACCAAGCACACTTCGGGACACAACCCACGTGCCGTGCAGAGTCAACGCTGGCGTCAACGCATCCTACATAAGTTCTCTTACATGCCCGACCGCCTTAGCGTACTTGGTTGCACTGGTTGCGGACGCTGTTCACGCGCCTGTCCGGTAGATATGAATATACTTGAACATCTAACTTCAATTGCAAAAAAATGA
- a CDS encoding FAD/NAD(P)-binding protein yields the protein MSEQNIYLPYLMTIDKITNEAPGVKTFKLKFQNEEEANAFNFKAGQFGEYSAFGEGESTFCIASAPTRKGYIECTFRETGKVTSGLADLEEGSTMGFRGPFGNTFPMDEWKGKSLVFIAGGIALPPMRCVIQNALDLRENFKDITIVYGAKSVNDLVYKNELKEWADRPDVNLVTTVDPGGETPDWKGEIGFVPSIVEKTAPSPENTIAIVCGPPIMIKFTFPVLEKLGFKDDQIYTTLENRMKCGVGKCGRCNVGKLYVCKDGPVFSKEQLNNIPAEEY from the coding sequence ATGAGCGAACAAAATATATATCTTCCATACCTGATGACCATTGATAAGATTACCAATGAAGCTCCTGGTGTGAAGACCTTTAAGTTGAAATTTCAAAACGAAGAAGAGGCTAACGCATTTAATTTCAAAGCCGGACAATTTGGAGAATATTCTGCTTTTGGAGAAGGAGAATCTACTTTTTGTATAGCCTCAGCTCCTACCCGTAAAGGATATATTGAATGTACTTTCCGTGAAACAGGAAAGGTAACCTCGGGACTTGCCGACCTTGAAGAAGGTAGCACCATGGGATTCCGTGGTCCTTTTGGTAACACGTTCCCAATGGACGAATGGAAAGGAAAGAGCCTGGTATTCATTGCCGGAGGTATCGCCCTACCACCAATGCGTTGTGTAATCCAGAACGCACTCGATCTTCGTGAGAACTTCAAGGATATTACAATTGTTTACGGTGCAAAATCTGTGAACGACCTTGTTTACAAAAATGAATTAAAGGAATGGGCCGACCGTCCTGATGTAAATCTGGTAACTACAGTCGACCCGGGAGGTGAAACTCCTGATTGGAAAGGTGAAATAGGCTTTGTTCCTTCAATTGTTGAGAAAACAGCTCCATCTCCAGAGAATACAATTGCCATTGTGTGCGGACCTCCTATCATGATTAAGTTCACCTTCCCTGTATTAGAGAAGTTAGGCTTCAAGGACGATCAGATTTATACTACACTTGAAAACCGTATGAAATGCGGTGTAGGTAAATGTGGCCGCTGCAACGTAGGTAAGCTTTATGTATGTAAAGACGGACCGGTATTCAGCAAAGAGCAACTAAACAACATTCCGGCTGAAGAGTATTAA
- the mraZ gene encoding division/cell wall cluster transcriptional repressor MraZ: MDRFLGNIEAKADVKGRLFIPALFRKQLQAASEERLIMRKDTYQDCLVLYPESVWNEELNELRGRLNKWNPTHQQVFRQFVSDVEIITPDSNGRILIPKRYMQMAGITTDVRFIGVDNTIEIWAKAKADQPFMNPEEFSRELEKVMNNKVINE; this comes from the coding sequence ATGGATCGATTTTTGGGCAATATTGAAGCCAAAGCGGATGTAAAAGGTCGCCTTTTTATCCCTGCTTTGTTCAGGAAACAGTTACAGGCTGCCTCTGAGGAAAGGCTGATTATGCGCAAAGACACCTATCAAGACTGTTTAGTTCTTTACCCCGAAAGCGTTTGGAATGAAGAACTTAACGAATTACGCGGACGCCTCAATAAATGGAATCCAACCCATCAGCAAGTCTTCAGACAATTTGTTTCCGATGTGGAAATTATCACACCGGATAGTAACGGGCGGATACTTATCCCCAAACGTTACATGCAAATGGCTGGCATCACTACCGATGTAAGGTTTATTGGTGTGGACAACACCATTGAGATATGGGCGAAAGCAAAGGCAGATCAACCGTTTATGAATCCCGAAGAGTTCAGCCGGGAGCTTGAAAAAGTAATGAACAACAAAGTAATTAACGAATAG
- the rsmH gene encoding 16S rRNA (cytosine(1402)-N(4))-methyltransferase RsmH, with product MNEEITYHVPVLLKESVDGMNIQPEGTYVDVTFGGGGHSKEILSRLGKNGKLLGFDQDEDAEKNIVNDQRFIFVRSNFRYLQNFLRYHNIDGVDSILADLGVSSHHFDDSERGFSFRFDGKLDMRMNKRAGITAAEMVNTYDEERLANIFYLYGELKNSRKLASVIVKARVEKQIETIDDFLSVIKYLFSREREKKELAKVFQALRIEVNQEMEALKEMLLAATEALKPGGRLVVITYHSLEDRMVKNIMKTGNVEGKQDQDFFGNLNTPFRLVNNKVIIPDENEISRNPRSRSAKLRIAEKK from the coding sequence ATGAACGAAGAAATAACATACCATGTACCGGTGCTCCTAAAAGAGAGTGTAGACGGGATGAACATTCAGCCCGAAGGGACGTATGTGGACGTAACCTTTGGCGGTGGCGGACATTCAAAAGAGATTTTAAGCCGACTGGGCAAGAATGGTAAATTACTGGGATTTGACCAGGACGAGGATGCAGAAAAGAACATAGTGAACGATCAGCGCTTCATTTTTGTGCGCAGCAACTTCCGCTACCTTCAGAACTTCCTGCGTTATCACAACATAGACGGCGTAGATTCAATTCTTGCCGACCTAGGAGTTTCTTCTCACCACTTCGATGATAGTGAAAGAGGCTTTTCTTTCCGCTTTGACGGAAAACTTGATATGCGAATGAATAAGCGTGCCGGAATTACCGCTGCCGAAATGGTAAATACGTATGATGAGGAACGACTGGCAAATATATTCTATCTGTACGGTGAATTGAAGAACAGTCGCAAACTGGCATCCGTTATCGTGAAAGCACGTGTGGAAAAGCAGATTGAGACAATTGATGATTTCCTGTCAGTAATCAAATATCTATTCAGCAGGGAAAGAGAAAAGAAGGAATTAGCCAAGGTATTTCAGGCTTTGCGTATTGAAGTGAATCAGGAAATGGAGGCACTAAAAGAGATGTTGCTGGCGGCTACTGAAGCATTGAAACCGGGAGGACGACTGGTGGTAATCACTTATCATTCGTTGGAAGACCGGATGGTGAAAAATATAATGAAAACGGGGAATGTAGAAGGCAAGCAGGATCAGGATTTCTTCGGGAACCTAAATACTCCTTTCAGATTAGTTAACAACAAGGTTATTATACCTGACGAAAACGAAATCTCAAGAAACCCACGCTCCAGAAGCGCTAAGCTTAGAATTGCAGAAAAGAAATAG
- a CDS encoding FtsL-like putative cell division protein: MNENEEIKTEQTQEKGNPKDVPAKGMSLKSILGGDILANDFFRRQSKLLVLIMVFVIFYISNRYSCQQQLIEIDRLEKQLTDIKYDALTRSSELMEKSRQSKIEEYIATQDSTLQTATNPPYLIKN; this comes from the coding sequence ATGAACGAAAACGAAGAAATTAAAACAGAACAAACTCAAGAGAAGGGCAACCCAAAGGATGTCCCGGCAAAGGGAATGTCTCTTAAAAGTATTCTGGGAGGCGACATTCTGGCTAACGATTTTTTCCGTCGCCAGTCAAAATTGCTGGTTCTCATCATGGTTTTTGTAATTTTCTATATCAGTAACCGATATTCCTGTCAGCAACAACTCATTGAGATAGACCGTCTGGAGAAACAACTAACGGATATTAAATATGATGCTCTGACCCGTTCTTCTGAATTAATGGAAAAAAGTCGTCAATCAAAAATTGAAGAATATATAGCTACTCAGGATAGTACTTTACAAACAGCCACTAATCCTCCTTACTTAATTAAGAATTAA
- a CDS encoding penicillin-binding protein: protein MSVNKKSIMTRYFFIILVMGLIGVAIIVKAGIVMFAERQYWKDVADRFVKENVIVHPSRGNIISADGKLMASSLPEYKIYMDFIAGGRVKDSLLADSMKIICQGLHKIFPDMSAVAFKAHLQKGRKKGSRSYLIYPDRISYIQYKEVKKLPIFNMSKYKGGFHELVFNQRKKPFGSLATRTLGDVFADTAQGAKNGLELAYDSILKGKNGITHRQKVMNKYLNIMDVAPQDGLDLVTTIDVGMQDIAEKSLVDKLKELNASVGVAVLMEVQTGEVKAIVNMTKCKDGNYREVKNNAVSDMMEPGSTFKTASFMVALEDGKITPNDGVDTGNGQKLMHGRVMKDHNWARGGYQYLTVPEILMVSSNIGVSTIIDNAYYNNPEKYVKGLYRVGINADLHIPIKGAGKAHIRMPNKDNWSKTALAWMSIGYESQIPPINTLAFYNAIANNGVMVAPKFAKGVMKNGEMIQEFPTEVIKKSICSERTLKQIQTILQRVVSEGLAKPAGSKQFHVSGKTGTAQISQGSGGYKSGPVNYLVSFCGYFPSEAPKYSLIVAIQKPGLPASGGLMAGSVFSKIAERVYAKNLSTDLSLAVDSNSVVIPNVKSGEINDTKYVLDALKIQNRVQFTPVSNGKKLWGTTQQSSNSVLITEKMALRNFMPNVIGMGAKDAVYLLESKGLKVSLSGMGKVQSQSIPQGARIIKRQTVTIQLN from the coding sequence ATGTCTGTAAATAAAAAGAGCATAATGACCCGCTACTTCTTCATCATTTTAGTGATGGGGTTAATAGGTGTTGCTATAATTGTAAAAGCGGGCATTGTTATGTTTGCTGAAAGACAGTACTGGAAAGATGTGGCAGACCGCTTTGTAAAGGAAAATGTGATCGTACATCCCAGTAGGGGAAATATTATCTCAGCTGATGGGAAATTGATGGCAAGCAGTTTACCGGAATATAAAATCTACATGGATTTTATAGCAGGAGGAAGAGTAAAAGATAGTCTGCTAGCAGACAGCATGAAAATAATTTGCCAGGGTTTGCACAAGATTTTCCCAGATATGTCGGCCGTAGCCTTTAAAGCTCATCTCCAAAAGGGAAGAAAAAAAGGAAGCAGAAGTTACCTTATTTATCCGGACCGCATCTCCTATATCCAATATAAAGAGGTAAAAAAGCTGCCCATTTTCAACATGAGCAAATACAAAGGTGGATTTCATGAACTGGTATTCAACCAACGCAAAAAGCCTTTTGGATCTTTGGCAACCCGTACATTGGGCGATGTTTTTGCAGATACAGCTCAAGGTGCAAAGAACGGACTGGAACTTGCTTACGATTCTATATTAAAAGGTAAGAACGGAATTACTCACCGTCAGAAGGTGATGAACAAATACCTCAACATTATGGATGTTGCTCCTCAAGACGGCCTGGATCTTGTCACTACAATTGACGTGGGAATGCAGGATATTGCAGAGAAATCACTGGTCGATAAGCTGAAAGAGCTGAATGCAAGCGTGGGGGTAGCCGTTTTGATGGAAGTTCAAACGGGCGAAGTAAAAGCCATTGTGAACATGACCAAATGTAAAGACGGCAATTACCGGGAAGTAAAGAATAATGCCGTTTCAGATATGATGGAGCCGGGTTCCACCTTTAAAACAGCATCTTTTATGGTTGCGCTGGAAGATGGAAAAATAACACCGAACGATGGTGTGGACACTGGTAACGGACAAAAGCTGATGCACGGTCGCGTAATGAAGGATCACAACTGGGCAAGAGGAGGATATCAGTATCTTACCGTTCCGGAAATATTAATGGTTTCTTCAAATATCGGAGTTTCTACTATTATAGACAATGCTTACTATAATAATCCTGAAAAGTATGTGAAAGGACTTTATAGGGTGGGTATCAATGCCGACCTCCATATTCCGATAAAAGGTGCGGGAAAAGCCCATATCCGTATGCCGAATAAGGACAACTGGTCAAAAACTGCTTTGGCATGGATGTCTATTGGTTACGAATCTCAGATACCTCCTATCAATACACTGGCATTCTATAATGCAATTGCCAACAATGGAGTAATGGTAGCTCCTAAGTTTGCAAAGGGGGTAATGAAGAATGGCGAAATGATTCAGGAATTTCCTACAGAAGTGATTAAAAAGTCAATTTGTTCTGAACGCACACTTAAACAGATTCAAACAATTTTGCAGAGAGTGGTTAGCGAAGGTCTGGCTAAACCGGCCGGTTCCAAGCAGTTCCATGTTTCAGGAAAAACGGGTACCGCCCAGATTTCTCAGGGAAGCGGAGGATATAAATCGGGACCGGTAAATTATCTGGTTAGTTTTTGTGGATATTTTCCTTCCGAAGCGCCAAAATATAGCCTTATTGTTGCGATACAAAAACCAGGTCTGCCGGCATCCGGTGGTTTGATGGCTGGTAGCGTGTTTAGCAAAATAGCCGAAAGAGTATATGCCAAGAATCTTAGTACGGACTTGTCTCTTGCCGTTGATTCTAACTCTGTGGTAATTCCCAATGTAAAGTCAGGTGAGATAAATGATACTAAATATGTACTTGATGCACTGAAGATACAGAACCGGGTACAATTCACTCCTGTTTCTAACGGCAAGAAGTTATGGGGAACCACCCAACAAAGTTCTAACTCCGTATTAATTACAGAAAAAATGGCTCTCCGGAATTTTATGCCGAACGTTATAGGAATGGGTGCAAAAGATGCAGTATATTTGCTCGAAAGTAAAGGATTAAAAGTATCTCTGTCAGGCATGGGCAAAGTACAATCTCAAAGCATTCCTCAGGGAGCAAGAATCATTAAAAGACAAACAGTAACCATACAATTGAACTAA